The Phycisphaeraceae bacterium genome has a window encoding:
- a CDS encoding glycosyltransferase family 4 protein → MSLEGQRIVVDTYNLRLKQGSGIKTYGLTLLKALRHLGAEVSLLTDRRIPRADSGALSEVLFFDNPPGEGFIGRNLRYGVRLAKSVLSPLKAHEVSRQFVISDASWRTIDRIEHLYNVGNIYEGANNFFKQFGRWTTVRLPHKADIWHATTLLPIRVRGARLVTTIHDIIPLRLPYTTLDDKRFFFKLTKQALRNSDLVLAVSECTKRDVIEFFGVPEERVQVTYQAVQFRPYAQQETVEKAVLSRYELKPGEYILFVGNIEPKKNLAGLLQASFAVSHRLPLVVVGRKAWFWEEQLAPAKALGTDKRRRKRWLRLLNYVPRSDLSVLYANAACLVFPSLYEGFGLPPLEAMAHRCPVICSNVSSLPEVCGDAALYCDPYEPDSIRARIDEVLTSPQTRETMIAKGLEQVAKFGVEPYAERLAKAYHQVL, encoded by the coding sequence ATGTCGCTCGAAGGCCAGCGCATCGTCGTTGACACCTACAACCTGCGTCTCAAGCAGGGATCAGGCATCAAGACCTACGGGTTGACGCTGCTCAAGGCCCTGCGTCACCTGGGGGCCGAGGTGTCGCTGCTGACCGATCGGCGCATCCCGCGCGCCGACTCCGGGGCGCTGAGCGAGGTGCTCTTCTTCGACAATCCACCGGGCGAAGGGTTCATCGGGCGCAACCTGCGCTACGGCGTGCGTCTGGCCAAGTCGGTGCTGTCGCCGCTCAAGGCCCACGAGGTCTCCCGCCAGTTCGTCATTTCCGACGCCTCCTGGCGCACCATCGACCGCATCGAGCATCTCTACAACGTGGGCAACATCTACGAGGGGGCCAACAACTTCTTCAAGCAGTTCGGGCGCTGGACGACGGTGCGCCTGCCGCACAAGGCGGACATCTGGCACGCCACCACGCTGCTGCCGATCCGCGTGCGCGGGGCGCGCCTGGTCACGACGATCCACGACATCATTCCGCTCCGCCTGCCCTACACCACGCTCGACGACAAGCGGTTCTTCTTCAAGCTGACGAAGCAGGCGTTGCGAAACTCCGACCTGGTGCTGGCGGTATCGGAGTGCACCAAGCGTGACGTTATCGAGTTCTTCGGCGTGCCCGAGGAACGGGTGCAGGTCACCTATCAGGCGGTGCAGTTCAGGCCCTACGCGCAGCAGGAGACGGTTGAAAAGGCGGTGCTGTCGCGGTACGAGCTCAAGCCCGGCGAGTACATCCTGTTCGTGGGCAACATCGAGCCCAAGAAGAATCTGGCGGGATTGCTGCAGGCGTCCTTCGCGGTGTCTCATCGACTGCCGCTGGTGGTGGTGGGGCGCAAGGCGTGGTTCTGGGAGGAGCAACTCGCCCCCGCCAAGGCGCTGGGTACCGACAAACGCCGCCGCAAGCGCTGGCTGCGGCTGCTCAACTATGTGCCGCGCAGCGATCTCTCGGTGCTGTACGCCAACGCGGCGTGCCTCGTGTTCCCCTCGCTGTACGAGGGCTTCGGGCTCCCGCCGCTTGAGGCCATGGCGCACCGATGCCCGGTCATCTGCTCCAACGTCTCGTCTCTGCCCGAGGTGTGCGGCGACGCGGCGCTCTACTGCGACCCCTATGAACCGGATTCCATCCGGGCCCGGATTGACGAAGTGCTCACCAGCCCGCAGACGCGCGAGACGATGATCGCCAAGGGGCTTGAACAAGTGGCCAAGTTCGGCGTGGAGCCGTACGCGGAGCGACTGGCCAAGGCGTACCATCAGGTGTTGTAG
- the rbsK gene encoding ribokinase yields MTARIAVLGSINMDLVIRAPRLPKPGETLLGAALASHPGGKGANQAVAAARLGATVSLIGCVGSDAHGRTLLDALAREGVDITHVREVTDHPTGAALITVDAQGENTIVVAPGANGQVSGADLDAAAEIIASADILVTQLEIPFTIVQQAIDLAHHCGRQVLLNAAPAQPLSEAFLQTVDLLVVNEQEARLIGGCSESDPSERLAGLLRERGRGPVVVTRGAKGVVSCNRVGCVLHQDAFAVKAVDSTAAGDAFCGALAVAVAEKRLGEELQDAIRFANAAGALSVTRVGAQASLPTRAEVEALLAESSA; encoded by the coding sequence ATGACGGCCCGAATCGCCGTGCTGGGCTCGATCAACATGGATCTGGTCATTCGCGCCCCGCGCCTGCCGAAGCCCGGCGAAACCCTGCTGGGCGCCGCGCTGGCCTCGCACCCTGGGGGCAAGGGGGCCAACCAGGCCGTCGCCGCCGCTCGCCTGGGCGCGACGGTGTCGCTGATCGGCTGCGTGGGCAGCGACGCGCATGGCCGCACTCTGCTGGACGCCCTGGCCCGCGAGGGCGTCGACATCACCCACGTGCGCGAGGTGACGGATCATCCCACCGGCGCCGCCCTCATCACCGTGGACGCCCAGGGCGAAAACACCATCGTCGTCGCCCCCGGCGCCAACGGCCAGGTCAGCGGCGCGGATCTCGACGCGGCAGCGGAGATCATCGCCTCCGCCGACATCCTGGTCACGCAACTGGAGATTCCCTTCACCATCGTGCAGCAGGCCATCGACCTGGCGCACCACTGCGGGCGGCAGGTGCTGCTCAACGCTGCGCCCGCGCAGCCGCTCTCCGAGGCGTTTCTGCAGACCGTGGACCTGCTGGTGGTCAACGAGCAGGAAGCGCGGCTGATTGGCGGCTGTTCGGAGAGCGACCCGTCCGAGCGCCTGGCCGGCCTGCTGCGCGAGCGCGGGCGCGGGCCGGTGGTCGTGACGCGCGGGGCGAAGGGCGTGGTGTCGTGCAACCGCGTGGGATGCGTGCTGCATCAGGACGCCTTCGCGGTGAAGGCGGTCGATTCCACCGCCGCGGGCGACGCCTTCTGCGGCGCGCTGGCCGTGGCGGTGGCGGAGAAACGGCTGGGTGAGGAACTGCAGGACGCCATCCGCTTCGCCAACGCGGCCGGGGCGCTGTCGGTGACGCGTGTGGGGGCGCAGGCGTCGCTGCCCACACGGGCCGAAGTCGAGGCCCTGCTGGCGGAATCATCCGCGTGA
- a CDS encoding exo-alpha-sialidase, translating to MPRLAAIVLCCLLAADPPRGFTIPQIDLAADTARQVIVDREPGQYLGHPTTVLLEDGRTILVVYPKGHGRGGILLKRSEDGGRTWSERLPTPDNWATSKETPTIHRVIDPKDGTKRLILFSGLYPIRMSVSEDDGVTWSNLKPIGDYGGIVAMGAVERLKDGRYVAFFHDDGRFFREGGQATGTFTLYQVFSSDGGLTWGEPQPIWSGSDIHLCEPGVIRSPDGSTLAMLLRENRRVKNSHIMFSSDEAATWSTPRELPGALTGDRHVGKYAPDGRLLISFRDMAHDTPTKGDWVAWIGTWDDLTHGREGLYRVRLMDNHNAWDCAYPGVEVLPDGTFVLTTYGHWTAGEPPYVVSVRLTLAELDALAKVTRGPAGD from the coding sequence ATGCCGCGCCTGGCCGCCATCGTTCTCTGCTGCCTGCTCGCCGCCGACCCGCCGCGAGGATTCACCATCCCCCAGATCGACCTGGCGGCGGACACCGCCCGACAGGTGATCGTTGATCGCGAGCCGGGACAGTACCTCGGGCACCCCACCACGGTGCTGCTGGAGGACGGCCGCACCATCCTCGTGGTCTACCCCAAGGGTCACGGGCGCGGCGGCATCCTGCTCAAGCGAAGCGAGGACGGCGGCCGCACCTGGAGCGAGCGCCTGCCCACCCCGGACAACTGGGCCACCTCGAAGGAGACGCCCACCATCCACCGCGTGATCGACCCGAAGGACGGCACGAAACGATTGATCCTCTTTTCCGGACTTTACCCCATTCGCATGTCGGTCTCCGAGGACGACGGCGTCACGTGGAGCAACCTGAAACCCATCGGCGACTACGGCGGCATCGTGGCGATGGGCGCGGTCGAGCGGCTCAAGGACGGCCGCTACGTGGCGTTCTTCCACGATGACGGACGGTTCTTCCGCGAAGGCGGCCAGGCCACGGGCACGTTCACCCTGTACCAGGTGTTCTCGTCCGATGGCGGGCTGACGTGGGGCGAACCGCAGCCCATCTGGTCCGGATCGGACATTCATCTGTGCGAGCCGGGCGTCATTCGCTCTCCCGACGGCTCCACGCTGGCCATGCTGCTTCGCGAGAACCGGCGGGTGAAGAACTCGCACATCATGTTTTCGTCGGATGAAGCCGCAACATGGAGCACGCCGCGCGAACTGCCGGGGGCGCTCACGGGCGACCGCCACGTGGGCAAGTACGCGCCGGACGGGCGGCTGCTCATCTCGTTCCGCGACATGGCGCATGACACACCTACCAAAGGCGACTGGGTGGCGTGGATCGGCACGTGGGATGACCTCACCCACGGGCGTGAGGGCCTGTACCGCGTGCGCCTGATGGACAACCACAACGCGTGGGACTGCGCCTATCCCGGCGTCGAGGTGCTTCCGGACGGAACGTTCGTGCTCACGACGTACGGCCACTGGACGGCGGGCGAGCCGCCTTACGTGGTGAGCGTGCGGCTGACGCTGGCTGAACTGGACGCGCTGGCGAAGGTCACCCGCGGACCGGCCGGAGATTGA
- the gatB gene encoding Asp-tRNA(Asn)/Glu-tRNA(Gln) amidotransferase subunit GatB has product MPTTHAAIRSTRLIIGMEIHVELATRRKMFSRSANVAHAEQYDAPPNSLTDPVVLGLPGSLPVMNREAVEMAMRVGLALNCSIASESRWDRKNYFYPDLPKGYQISQYDRPLCFDGAFDLPLTDGSMRRVGIIRAHLEEDAGKLGHELPGGARYEGSLVDLNRAGTPLLEIVTAPDLTSAEEAVAFARHLRTLCLWLGVTGGVMQRGHIRFEPNINLLIETDDGRTHATPVVEVKNLNSFKSLEGAILHEQARQVEQWRADGLTHGPGMKSTRGWDDVRGVTFPQRSKEDAHDYRYFPDPDLPPVTVDETWLARVQAAIPEPPLACQARYRRDYGLSETEATILTEERMLSAFFDACVSAAVDLLDTGAAAGAPPIDAAARAIARLLLNAGAKRANERGVAIERLGITPRQVAELAALRESGGIGSNNADALFGLLCESDADAGTLARLHGLLQVRDDAALARWVEEAIAAHPQAASDVRAGKDAALGRLVGHIMKQSGGRADAAAARAALVARLRR; this is encoded by the coding sequence ATGCCCACGACGCACGCGGCCATCCGATCGACGCGGCTCATCATCGGCATGGAGATTCACGTCGAGCTGGCCACGCGGCGCAAGATGTTCTCGCGCAGCGCCAACGTGGCCCACGCCGAGCAGTACGACGCGCCGCCCAACTCGCTCACCGATCCCGTCGTGCTCGGGCTTCCGGGATCACTGCCGGTGATGAACCGCGAGGCGGTGGAGATGGCGATGCGCGTCGGGCTGGCGCTCAACTGCTCCATCGCGTCCGAGTCGCGCTGGGACCGCAAGAACTACTTCTACCCCGACCTGCCCAAGGGGTACCAGATCAGCCAGTACGATCGGCCGCTCTGCTTCGACGGCGCGTTCGACCTGCCGCTGACCGACGGCTCGATGCGCCGCGTCGGCATCATCCGCGCCCACCTGGAGGAGGATGCCGGCAAGCTCGGCCACGAACTGCCGGGCGGAGCGCGGTACGAGGGCTCGCTGGTCGATCTCAACCGCGCCGGCACGCCCCTGCTCGAGATTGTCACCGCACCCGACCTGACCAGCGCGGAGGAGGCGGTCGCCTTCGCACGCCACCTGCGCACGCTCTGCCTCTGGCTGGGCGTGACGGGCGGCGTGATGCAGCGCGGGCACATCCGCTTCGAGCCCAACATCAACCTGCTCATCGAGACCGATGACGGCCGCACGCACGCCACGCCCGTGGTCGAGGTGAAGAACCTCAACTCGTTCAAGTCGCTGGAAGGCGCCATCCTTCACGAGCAGGCCCGGCAGGTGGAGCAGTGGCGGGCCGATGGGCTGACGCACGGGCCGGGCATGAAGTCCACGCGCGGGTGGGATGATGTTCGGGGCGTCACCTTCCCGCAGCGCTCCAAGGAAGATGCGCACGATTACCGGTACTTCCCCGATCCCGACCTGCCCCCGGTGACGGTGGATGAGACGTGGCTGGCACGGGTGCAAGCCGCGATTCCCGAGCCGCCCCTGGCGTGCCAGGCGCGCTATCGGCGCGACTACGGGTTGAGCGAAACGGAGGCGACGATTCTCACCGAGGAGCGCATGCTCAGCGCGTTCTTCGACGCCTGCGTGAGCGCCGCGGTCGACCTGCTCGACACCGGCGCCGCCGCGGGCGCGCCGCCCATCGACGCCGCAGCGAGGGCCATCGCGCGGCTGCTGCTCAACGCCGGTGCCAAGCGCGCCAACGAGCGGGGCGTGGCCATCGAGCGGCTGGGCATCACGCCGCGCCAGGTGGCGGAACTGGCCGCGCTGCGCGAGTCCGGGGGGATCGGGTCCAACAACGCCGACGCGCTCTTCGGGCTGTTGTGCGAGTCGGACGCGGATGCCGGAACGCTGGCGCGGCTGCACGGCCTGCTGCAGGTGCGCGATGACGCCGCGCTGGCCCGGTGGGTGGAGGAGGCCATCGCCGCCCACCCGCAGGCGGCGTCGGATGTCCGCGCGGGGAAGGATGCGGCGCTGGGGCGGCTCGTCGGGCACATCATGAAGCAGAGCGGCGGGCGGGCGGACGCGGCGGCGGCGCGGGCGGCGCTGGTCGCTCGCCTGCGCAGATGA
- a CDS encoding UbiX family flavin prenyltransferase has translation MTRRIVVGITGASGALVARRVLELLAARDVEIHLAVTPLGRRLLHDELGMEGIDLDGLTGGRAGQVTLHRDKDVGAAIASGSFQHEGMIIVPCSGNTLGAIASGVTLNLVHRAALVCLKERRRLILAYREMPLSSIDLENMERLTRAGAIIAPLTPGFYMLPRTIGDVVDFLAGRLVDLVGVGHDLPVRWEGAMPARPEGDEAESLD, from the coding sequence ATGACACGCCGGATCGTCGTCGGCATCACGGGAGCGAGCGGCGCGCTGGTGGCCAGGCGCGTGCTGGAACTGCTCGCCGCGCGCGACGTGGAGATTCATCTCGCCGTCACGCCGCTGGGAAGACGTCTGCTGCACGATGAACTGGGGATGGAAGGCATCGACCTCGACGGGCTGACGGGCGGACGGGCGGGACAGGTCACGCTCCACCGCGACAAGGATGTCGGGGCGGCCATCGCCTCCGGATCGTTCCAGCACGAGGGCATGATCATTGTGCCCTGCTCGGGCAACACGCTGGGGGCCATCGCCTCGGGCGTCACGCTCAACCTGGTTCACCGGGCGGCCCTGGTGTGCCTGAAGGAGCGAAGGCGGCTGATCCTGGCCTACCGCGAGATGCCGCTCTCCTCGATCGACCTGGAGAACATGGAGCGGCTGACGCGGGCAGGGGCGATCATCGCTCCGCTGACGCCCGGCTTCTACATGCTGCCGCGCACCATCGGCGACGTGGTGGATTTCCTCGCCGGGCGATTGGTGGATCTGGTCGGCGTGGGCCACGACCTGCCCGTGCGGTGGGAAGGCGCGATGCCCGCGCGGCCGGAGGGAGATGAGGCGGAGTCGCTGGATTGA
- the zwf gene encoding glucose-6-phosphate dehydrogenase — MPSPSAPDPCVIVIFGASGDLTARKLIPALYEMSCTGELPPRTRVLGVSRSEMSDDAWRESLEPWARDHAKGFDPSKWRAFAQRLHYFAGDATDEADFTRLARRVGELSNEHVGAPHVLFYLSVKPTLYEPIIERINQSGMVTEGRRWCSLDRDNAPWQRIIVEKPFGRDSDSAESLNRALGRVFEEEAIYRIDHYLGKELVQNLLVLRFANTIFEPLWNHQYVDHVQITAAESVGAGHRARFYDEAGAIRDMIQSHLMQILALVAMEPPTSFRAHHIRQQKIQVIDALVPARREDLPRLAVLGQYAGDESEPAYHLNPDVTPGTTTETFAAVCFHFDNWRWAGTPFYLRTGKRLAAKRTEVVVEFKRPPADLFGSRDGFGIGAARTPNRIVIEIAPHEGVSLRFEGKVPGRGLRIESVAMNFDYVKRFKAEPVEAYGPLILDAMRGEQTLFPHRQEVEGAWRAVMPFLGEDSAPLRRGMAANYQPGSWGPKAADDLLGREGRVWHNGG, encoded by the coding sequence ATGCCCAGCCCTTCCGCGCCTGACCCCTGCGTCATCGTCATCTTCGGCGCCTCGGGCGATCTGACCGCCCGCAAACTGATTCCCGCGCTGTATGAGATGTCCTGCACCGGCGAACTGCCGCCTCGCACGCGCGTGCTGGGCGTGAGCCGGTCTGAGATGAGCGACGACGCCTGGCGCGAGTCGCTCGAACCCTGGGCCCGCGATCACGCCAAGGGCTTCGATCCATCCAAGTGGCGCGCCTTCGCGCAGCGGCTCCACTACTTCGCGGGGGATGCCACCGACGAAGCCGACTTCACCCGCCTGGCCCGGCGCGTGGGCGAACTCTCGAACGAGCACGTGGGCGCGCCGCACGTGCTCTTCTACCTGTCGGTCAAGCCGACGCTCTATGAGCCGATCATCGAGCGGATCAATCAATCGGGCATGGTGACGGAAGGCAGGCGCTGGTGCTCGCTCGACCGTGACAACGCCCCGTGGCAGCGCATCATCGTGGAGAAGCCCTTCGGGCGCGACAGCGACTCGGCGGAATCGCTCAACCGCGCGCTGGGCCGCGTGTTCGAGGAGGAGGCGATCTACCGCATCGACCACTACCTCGGCAAGGAACTGGTGCAGAACCTGCTGGTGCTGCGCTTCGCCAACACCATCTTCGAGCCGCTGTGGAACCACCAGTACGTCGATCACGTGCAGATCACCGCCGCCGAGAGCGTGGGCGCCGGGCACCGGGCGCGCTTTTACGACGAGGCGGGCGCGATCCGCGACATGATCCAGTCGCACCTGATGCAGATTCTCGCGCTGGTGGCGATGGAGCCGCCCACATCCTTCCGCGCCCATCACATCCGCCAGCAGAAGATCCAGGTGATCGACGCCCTCGTGCCCGCGCGGCGGGAGGATCTGCCCCGCCTGGCCGTGCTGGGGCAGTACGCGGGCGACGAAAGCGAGCCGGCCTACCACCTCAACCCGGACGTGACGCCCGGCACCACCACCGAAACCTTCGCGGCGGTGTGCTTCCACTTCGACAACTGGCGCTGGGCGGGCACGCCCTTCTACCTGCGCACGGGCAAGCGGCTGGCCGCCAAGCGCACCGAGGTGGTGGTGGAGTTCAAGCGCCCCCCCGCGGACCTGTTCGGCAGCCGGGACGGCTTCGGGATCGGCGCCGCGCGCACGCCCAACCGCATCGTCATCGAGATCGCCCCGCACGAGGGCGTCTCGCTGCGCTTCGAGGGCAAAGTGCCGGGCCGGGGGCTGCGGATCGAATCCGTGGCCATGAACTTCGACTACGTGAAGCGCTTCAAGGCCGAGCCGGTGGAGGCGTACGGCCCGCTCATCCTCGACGCCATGCGCGGCGAGCAGACGCTCTTCCCCCACCGGCAGGAAGTCGAGGGCGCGTGGCGGGCCGTGATGCCCTTCCTCGGCGAGGATTCCGCCCCCCTTCGCCGCGGCATGGCTGCGAATTACCAGCCCGGCTCGTGGGGGCCGAAAGCGGCGGACGACCTGCTGGGACGCGAGGGCCGGGTGTGGCACAACGGGGGGTGA
- a CDS encoding threonine ammonia-lyase, with amino-acid sequence MSPAALSDVTFDQIVAARERIAGGVSETPCVESMALSDLCGCTIFSKLEYLQRTGSFKERGARNALLLLSDEQRRRGVIAASAGNHALAIAYHGRELGVPVTVVMPRFAPMIKQSRCRQMGATVILHGEHIMDARTRADELAREHGFTYIHGFNDAAIIAGQGTMGLEILDQVPRADAVVVPVGGGGLIAGLGLAIKTARPRTRIIGVEPALCASFKAALEAGEPVTFPMSPTLADGLAVPRVGDRAFAIARGVVDQVVTVSEEEIALAILRLAELEKGVVEGAGAAPLAALLAGKLDDLKGQRVVLALCGGNIDPTMLSRVIEHGLVVDGRLAQFTAIISDRPGGLVELTQAIASTGASVKHIDHERAFHGANVYTVRVVCTVETHDAAHIDRLHAALDAAGIRVIARTSPGTCPVG; translated from the coding sequence ATGTCACCTGCCGCCCTCTCCGATGTCACCTTCGACCAGATCGTCGCCGCCCGCGAGCGCATCGCGGGGGGCGTGAGCGAGACGCCCTGCGTCGAGTCGATGGCCCTGTCCGACCTGTGCGGCTGCACCATCTTCTCGAAACTGGAGTACCTGCAGCGCACCGGGTCGTTCAAGGAGCGCGGGGCGCGCAACGCCCTGCTGCTGCTTTCCGACGAACAGCGTCGCCGGGGCGTCATCGCCGCCAGCGCGGGCAACCACGCGCTGGCCATCGCCTACCACGGCCGCGAACTGGGCGTGCCCGTCACGGTCGTCATGCCGCGCTTCGCCCCCATGATCAAGCAGAGCCGCTGCCGCCAGATGGGCGCGACGGTCATCCTGCACGGCGAGCACATCATGGACGCCCGCACCCGCGCCGATGAACTGGCCCGCGAACACGGCTTCACGTACATCCACGGCTTCAACGACGCCGCCATCATCGCCGGGCAGGGCACGATGGGGCTGGAGATTCTTGACCAGGTTCCGCGCGCGGATGCTGTCGTCGTGCCGGTGGGCGGCGGCGGGCTGATCGCCGGGCTGGGGCTGGCGATCAAGACCGCGAGGCCGCGCACCAGGATCATCGGCGTGGAGCCCGCGCTCTGCGCCAGTTTCAAGGCCGCGCTGGAAGCGGGCGAGCCGGTGACCTTCCCCATGAGCCCCACGCTGGCCGACGGTCTGGCCGTGCCGCGCGTGGGCGACCGGGCCTTCGCCATCGCGCGCGGGGTGGTCGATCAGGTGGTCACGGTGAGCGAGGAGGAGATCGCGCTGGCGATTCTGCGCCTGGCGGAACTGGAGAAGGGTGTGGTGGAGGGCGCTGGCGCCGCGCCGCTCGCCGCGCTGCTCGCGGGGAAACTCGATGACCTCAAGGGTCAGCGCGTGGTGCTGGCGTTGTGCGGCGGGAACATCGACCCCACCATGCTCTCGCGCGTCATCGAGCACGGCCTGGTGGTGGACGGGCGGCTGGCCCAGTTCACCGCCATCATCTCCGACCGGCCCGGCGGGCTGGTGGAGCTGACGCAGGCCATCGCCTCCACGGGCGCGAGCGTGAAGCACATCGACCATGAGCGGGCCTTCCACGGGGCCAACGTCTACACCGTGCGCGTGGTCTGCACGGTGGAGACGCATGATGCGGCGCATATCGACCGGCTCCACGCCGCGCTGGATGCCGCGGGCATTCGCGTGATCGCCCGAACGAGCCCGGGGACGTGCCCGGTGGGGTGA
- a CDS encoding S8 family serine peptidase, whose translation MRCSCLSFGRALSVTGAAALLVGLSLTSSTHFAAAEILPAAAATDDAPLKKLSGDLPRVLEFAAPDERIPVVIVMREQASRQAINMASRHPVKQERREAVKALLKATANATQGPVLDLLERARANGRTNDYIASLWLHNMVGVTATKEVILQAASLDGVAEIFHDPPIGDLVFPVEPAAGNEGDGGDSAIECGVALMRAPEVWSDLNITGRGVVVGVIDTGCCITHPDLANQIWTNPGEIPNNNIDDDNNGFVDDVHGWSFDNNGSSSNISDTNSHGTHVSGTVAGDGTNGTTTGMAPDALIMTIKFFNSFSGQQSVWNGMQYGVDNGADILTASLGWPHSQNPNRAVWRSLCENAMAAGVIVVYAAGNEGACCRPFDAVRTPGDVPDMITVGATDCNDAVASFSSRGPVTWQSVDPYFDFPHPPGKLKPTIAAPGVNTISTSNNCSGYSTKSGTSMATPHVAGAIALMLEANPNLDHWQVKQLLQDTAIDLGATGRDNDSGAGRVDAYEAVLAAAALFRTPAELTGFQVVRGDLIAGGLNDLLESDDQHLHVKSGYGQSFADLHSMIIDVRARTDVAAPTGLDVLIETRVSHAAGGLCRLALRNWGTTQFDPIDEFAVGNADFTHEKTGVDAASYVREHASTEIELRVTHRVVVPVFAFTFETFIDRVTIFVR comes from the coding sequence ATGCGTTGCTCGTGTCTGTCATTCGGCCGCGCACTCTCCGTCACGGGGGCCGCGGCGCTGCTGGTCGGATTGTCGCTGACATCATCCACTCACTTCGCGGCGGCTGAAATCCTTCCGGCAGCCGCGGCGACGGACGACGCCCCGCTGAAGAAGCTTTCCGGCGACCTGCCCCGCGTGCTCGAGTTCGCCGCCCCGGATGAGCGCATTCCCGTGGTGATCGTGATGCGCGAGCAGGCCTCCCGTCAGGCGATCAACATGGCCTCGCGCCATCCCGTGAAGCAGGAACGCCGGGAAGCCGTCAAGGCGCTGCTCAAGGCGACCGCCAACGCCACCCAGGGGCCGGTGCTGGACCTGCTGGAGCGGGCCCGGGCCAACGGACGCACCAACGACTACATCGCGTCGCTCTGGCTTCACAACATGGTGGGCGTGACGGCCACGAAGGAGGTCATCCTGCAGGCCGCGTCACTCGACGGTGTGGCCGAGATCTTCCATGACCCACCCATCGGCGATCTGGTCTTCCCCGTCGAGCCGGCCGCCGGTAACGAAGGCGACGGCGGCGACTCGGCCATCGAGTGCGGCGTGGCGCTCATGCGCGCCCCCGAAGTCTGGAGCGACCTCAACATCACCGGTCGGGGCGTAGTCGTCGGCGTCATCGACACCGGCTGCTGCATCACCCATCCGGACCTGGCCAACCAGATCTGGACCAATCCCGGCGAGATCCCCAACAACAACATCGACGATGACAACAACGGCTTCGTGGATGACGTTCACGGCTGGAGTTTCGACAACAACGGCAGCAGCTCCAACATCTCCGACACCAACAGCCACGGAACCCACGTGTCCGGCACGGTGGCGGGCGACGGCACCAACGGCACCACCACCGGCATGGCGCCGGATGCGCTTATCATGACGATCAAGTTCTTCAACAGTTTCTCCGGCCAGCAGTCGGTGTGGAACGGCATGCAGTACGGGGTGGACAACGGGGCGGACATCCTCACCGCGTCGCTGGGCTGGCCGCACTCGCAGAACCCCAACCGCGCCGTGTGGCGGTCGCTGTGCGAGAACGCCATGGCCGCGGGCGTGATCGTGGTGTACGCCGCCGGCAACGAGGGCGCCTGCTGCCGCCCGTTCGATGCGGTGCGTACGCCCGGCGACGTGCCCGACATGATCACCGTGGGCGCCACCGACTGCAACGACGCGGTGGCGTCCTTCTCCAGCCGCGGGCCGGTGACGTGGCAGAGCGTCGATCCGTACTTCGACTTCCCCCACCCGCCGGGCAAGCTCAAGCCCACCATCGCCGCCCCGGGCGTCAACACCATCTCCACCAGCAACAACTGCTCGGGCTACTCGACCAAGAGCGGCACGTCGATGGCCACGCCCCACGTGGCCGGCGCCATCGCGCTGATGCTCGAAGCCAACCCCAACCTCGATCACTGGCAGGTCAAGCAGCTTCTGCAGGACACCGCCATCGACCTGGGCGCGACCGGGCGCGACAACGACTCCGGCGCGGGCCGGGTGGACGCCTACGAGGCGGTCCTCGCCGCCGCCGCGCTCTTCCGCACGCCTGCCGAACTCACCGGGTTCCAGGTGGTGCGCGGCGACCTGATCGCCGGCGGGCTGAATGACCTGCTCGAATCCGATGACCAGCACCTGCATGTGAAATCCGGTTACGGCCAGTCCTTCGCCGACCTGCACTCGATGATCATCGACGTGCGGGCCCGCACCGACGTGGCGGCCCCCACCGGGCTGGACGTGCTCATCGAGACCCGCGTGAGCCACGCGGCGGGGGGCCTCTGCCGCCTCGCCCTGCGCAACTGGGGCACCACGCAGTTCGACCCCATCGATGAGTTCGCCGTCGGCAACGCCGACTTCACGCACGAGAAGACCGGCGTGGACGCGGCCAGCTACGTGCGCGAGCACGCCAGTACGGAGATTGAACTGCGCGTCACCCACCGCGTGGTCGTGCCGGTGTTCGCCTTCACGTTCGAGACGTTCATCGACCGGGTGACGATCTTCGTGCGCTGA